A single region of the Mesotoga infera genome encodes:
- a CDS encoding restriction endonuclease subunit S produces MCEEQLRMDNFESVREGHSSDEIPPGYKKTEVGIIPEDWEVKRLRDCLVGQPEYGINASAVSYSENLPTYIRITDITDEGRFSSENIASVATDSYHNFLLTDGDVVFARTGASVGKYYRYRPGDGALVFAGFLIRVHPDRSKLLPQFLEAYLGTSPYWNWVRLMSARSGQPGINGKEYSILPVPVTSIAEQAAIAEVLTDVDNLIESLDNLIDKKQAIKKATMQQLLTGRTRLPGFEGEWELKQLGTFACVRSYRVFPASVNPETICIELEHIEQGTGRLCAYSKAAESESSKFLFFSGDILFGRLRPYLKKFWLAKQNGLCSTEIWPLNVSTSDILNNFLFYVVQTEQFLEASGVSYGTHMPRADWKVLRELLIAIPAIEEQRAITSILLDMDAEIEALERQRDKTKQIKQGMMQQLLTGRIRLLDKEAV; encoded by the coding sequence ATGTGTGAAGAGCAGCTGAGGATGGATAATTTTGAATCTGTTCGTGAAGGCCATTCTTCCGATGAAATACCGCCTGGTTATAAGAAGACTGAGGTAGGAATTATTCCGGAGGATTGGGAAGTGAAAAGGCTTAGAGATTGTCTAGTTGGACAACCAGAATATGGAATAAACGCATCCGCGGTCTCTTATTCGGAGAATCTTCCAACATACATAAGAATAACCGATATCACGGATGAAGGAAGATTTTCTTCTGAAAACATAGCCTCTGTTGCAACTGACAGTTATCACAATTTTCTGCTAACAGACGGAGATGTCGTTTTCGCTCGTACCGGTGCTAGTGTCGGTAAGTATTATCGTTATAGGCCTGGTGACGGAGCTCTTGTATTTGCAGGATTTTTGATTCGTGTTCATCCTGATAGAAGCAAGCTCCTACCTCAGTTCTTAGAAGCATACCTTGGAACCTCCCCATACTGGAATTGGGTTCGATTGATGTCGGCACGCAGCGGTCAACCTGGGATAAACGGAAAAGAGTACTCTATACTGCCTGTTCCAGTAACTTCCATCGCTGAGCAGGCTGCTATTGCTGAAGTTCTCACTGACGTTGACAATCTTATAGAGTCCCTTGATAACCTCATAGACAAAAAGCAGGCGATAAAGAAAGCAACTATGCAGCAGCTTCTTACAGGAAGAACTCGTTTGCCTGGTTTTGAAGGGGAATGGGAATTGAAGCAACTAGGAACTTTTGCATGCGTTAGAAGTTATAGGGTGTTTCCTGCTAGTGTTAATCCAGAAACCATTTGTATAGAACTAGAACATATTGAACAAGGAACTGGCAGACTTTGCGCTTACTCTAAAGCGGCTGAATCTGAATCTTCGAAGTTTCTATTTTTCTCAGGCGACATATTATTTGGACGGTTAAGACCCTATCTTAAGAAATTCTGGCTTGCTAAACAAAACGGTCTTTGTTCGACAGAAATTTGGCCGCTTAATGTTAGTACAAGTGATATCCTCAACAATTTCCTTTTTTATGTTGTTCAAACTGAGCAGTTTTTGGAAGCCTCTGGAGTTTCATATGGTACACATATGCCTCGAGCAGATTGGAAAGTATTGCGAGAGTTATTAATAGCTATTCCAGCAATTGAAGAACAGCGCGCAATTACCTCGATTCTACTAGATATGGATGCTGAAATTGAAGCTTTGGAGCGCCAAAGAGATAAGACAAAACAGATAAAACAGGGAATGATGCAACAGCTTCTAACCGGAAGAATAAGGTTACTGGATAAGGAGGCTGTATGA
- a CDS encoding GIY-YIG nuclease family protein: MMSPQATSIRLFLVDGTPDGIRIIEKSNWTGVAVVAGRSNLVSALLRDELSRPGVYVLTGPGKSGSSRIYIGEADILRDRLKQHAMKKDFWTGFVAFTSSNEGLNKAHVRYLEASLIKLANSANQWEVENSTTPPLPPLSEADRADADWFLNEMLVIYPILGIDAFEAASKDVVLQGPDEEYVLSQRGARARGIEVPEGFVVKQDSCARIAEVNSIQAYLHDLRQQLIDRGVLKQEGGYYVFTQDYRFASPSTAAGVLVGGPVNGRTAWKTAEGNTLKKIQDTRTEASG; the protein is encoded by the coding sequence ATGATGAGTCCGCAGGCGACCTCGATACGACTCTTTCTCGTAGATGGAACTCCAGACGGAATACGAATAATAGAGAAGTCAAACTGGACAGGTGTAGCTGTTGTTGCCGGCCGTTCGAATCTTGTTTCTGCTCTTTTGCGAGATGAATTATCCCGTCCCGGCGTGTACGTACTGACGGGTCCCGGCAAAAGTGGTTCCTCCAGAATATATATCGGCGAAGCAGATATTCTGCGCGACCGTCTGAAACAGCACGCAATGAAGAAAGACTTCTGGACGGGTTTTGTTGCATTTACAAGTAGTAACGAGGGACTGAACAAGGCGCATGTGCGTTACCTCGAAGCGAGTCTTATCAAACTTGCGAACTCTGCTAACCAGTGGGAGGTCGAGAATAGTACAACACCTCCTCTGCCTCCGCTATCGGAAGCCGATCGTGCCGATGCAGATTGGTTTCTCAATGAAATGCTTGTCATTTATCCAATCCTGGGAATAGACGCGTTTGAGGCCGCTTCAAAGGATGTTGTATTGCAGGGCCCGGATGAAGAATACGTTCTTTCGCAAAGAGGCGCGAGAGCCAGAGGCATAGAGGTCCCGGAAGGTTTTGTGGTTAAGCAGGATTCTTGTGCGCGTATTGCAGAAGTAAATTCTATACAGGCCTATTTGCATGATCTTAGGCAACAGCTTATAGATCGTGGGGTTTTGAAGCAAGAAGGCGGCTACTATGTGTTCACGCAGGATTATCGTTTCGCTTCTCCCTCTACTGCTGCGGGTGTTTTAGTTGGAGGTCCCGTAAACGGCCGCACTGCCTGGAAAACCGCTGAAGGAAATACCCTGAAAAAGATTCAGGATACGAGGACGGAGGCAAGTGGATGA